One genomic segment of Eriocheir sinensis breed Jianghai 21 chromosome 66, ASM2467909v1, whole genome shotgun sequence includes these proteins:
- the LOC126987654 gene encoding uncharacterized protein LOC126987654 encodes MATNKISIKFRSITYPNNENSAQKKQRGRLQRMPSFDFTVTDSPTTSAAKASSTRREVSAEGRLRTKQFQHTHVPAATLAPGQKMLRFSDECWYSSPREQPTGRPHTSSVSCLTSPKSKPGSAVRMGGSSNVERLVDWSRQSPEKHSVSPSSSQDLGHRHSRSKERRTERDPANERRSHYSTSISLPPPPKVTEQSSTETTPSTSSVTPEARGRRSQFRRAWSLFSLACDKEVERERREKSPQQKILRPPTRHFYRRGLSGLPIECSTRYLGLAY; translated from the coding sequence TGCTCAGAAGAAACAACGAGGAAGGCTTCAGAGGATGCCGAGTTTTGACTTCACTGTGACCGACTCCCCGACGACCTCAGCGGCGAAGGCGTCGAGCACCAGGAGAGAAGTGTCGGCCGAGGGGAGGCTTCGCACCAAGCAGTTCCAGCACACCCACGTCCCCGCCGCCACCCTCGCCCCAGGACAGAAGATGCTCAGGTTCTCGGACGAGTGTTGGTACAGCTCGCCGCGGGAGCAGCCCACAGGACGGCCCCACACTTCAAGCGTCAGCTGTCTCACGTCGCCCAAATCCAAGCCAGGATCCGCCGTCAGGATGGGTGGCAGCAGCAACGTGGAGCGCCTTGTGGATTGGTCCCGACAGTCACCCGAGAAACACTCcgtcagtcccagcagcagccaAGACCTCGGCCATCGACACAGTCGGTCGAAGGAACGTCGCACAGAACGGGATCCGGCCAACGAACGACGCAGCCACTACAGCACCTCCATCAGTCTTCCACCGCCGCCAAAGGTCACCGAACAGAGCTCAACGGAAACTACTCCTTCCACGTCCTCGGTGACACCTGAGGCTCGAGGGCGACGCTCACAGTTCAGGAGGGCGTGGTCATTGTTCTCTCTCGCTTGTGACAAGGAGGTGGAGCGCGAACGGCGAGAGAAATCACCACAACAGAAGATCCTGAGGCCGCCAACACGCCACTTCTACCGCAGAGGACTCTCCGGACTCCCCATCGAGTGCTCCACCAGATATCTCGGCCTCGCCTACTGA